The following are encoded together in the Acaryochloris thomasi RCC1774 genome:
- a CDS encoding phospholipase D-like domain-containing protein: MKPWVRSLLLWSCCLTALGFLLVRQRQTVQVQALPTLPQHSRVQVYMNQNPTASYQDPYRQILRSGDDLEQIIVDQILAARSSVEVAVQELRSQKIAKALRNRHQAGVQVRLILENIYSRPWSSFTPSEVAQFTERQRDRYQDGLALIDRDRDNQISPSESAQFDALQIIQNAGILWLDDTADGSAGSGLMHHKFVVIDQQIVVSTTANFTLSGLHGDLQNPTSRGNANSLLVLESPELATAFRDEFDVMWGDGPSGQVDSIFGVRKPFRPVQRFTLDDATIQVKFSPTSSRLPWQSSTNGLIGSTLQQSKDTVDLALFVFSEQNLVNQLATEHQQGTVVRALVDSSFAYQSYSEVLDMLGVFRSRLPNTCAIEVNNQPWQRPIETVGVPRLPKGDRLHHKYGVIDQRTVIVGSHNWSDAANEINDETLLVIEHPTVAAHFHREFERLYASSRLGIPSFLQQEFERCSGVESGRSVTQQAEPVNLNTATQAELENLPGIGPKLAANIITARQIQPFNSLEEIDRVPGVGPKLLQTLQGQITW; encoded by the coding sequence ATGAAGCCGTGGGTGCGCAGTCTGCTTTTGTGGAGCTGTTGTCTCACGGCTTTGGGGTTTCTATTGGTACGACAACGGCAGACGGTGCAGGTACAGGCGCTGCCCACGCTGCCGCAGCATTCTCGGGTTCAGGTGTATATGAATCAGAACCCGACGGCATCCTACCAAGATCCCTATCGTCAGATACTGCGGTCTGGTGATGATCTCGAACAAATCATTGTGGATCAGATTCTCGCGGCTCGGTCGAGCGTTGAGGTGGCGGTGCAGGAGTTGCGATCGCAAAAAATAGCCAAAGCCCTCCGCAATAGACACCAGGCTGGTGTGCAAGTCCGTCTGATTCTAGAAAACATCTACAGCCGACCGTGGAGCAGCTTTACGCCATCAGAAGTGGCCCAATTTACCGAACGTCAGCGAGATCGGTATCAAGATGGATTGGCGCTCATTGATCGAGATAGGGACAATCAGATCAGCCCCAGCGAAAGTGCTCAGTTTGACGCCCTACAAATCATTCAAAATGCAGGCATTCTCTGGCTAGACGACACCGCTGACGGATCGGCAGGCAGTGGTCTCATGCACCATAAGTTTGTCGTTATTGATCAGCAAATCGTCGTTTCCACCACTGCGAATTTCACCCTGTCTGGCCTACATGGTGATCTCCAGAATCCAACCAGCCGGGGAAACGCCAATTCGTTACTGGTGCTTGAAAGCCCTGAGTTAGCGACAGCTTTCCGGGATGAATTCGACGTGATGTGGGGCGACGGTCCCAGTGGTCAAGTTGACAGCATCTTTGGCGTGCGGAAGCCGTTTCGGCCCGTTCAACGGTTTACGCTGGATGATGCCACCATTCAGGTGAAGTTTTCGCCGACCTCTAGCCGTCTGCCCTGGCAGAGCAGCACCAACGGCCTCATTGGTTCCACACTTCAGCAGTCAAAGGATACGGTCGATTTAGCGCTGTTTGTCTTTTCAGAGCAAAATTTGGTGAATCAGTTGGCTACGGAGCATCAGCAAGGCACCGTTGTTCGAGCGCTTGTAGATTCAAGTTTTGCCTATCAAAGCTATAGCGAAGTGTTGGATATGCTGGGGGTGTTCCGGTCTCGGCTGCCAAATACTTGCGCTATTGAGGTGAATAATCAGCCCTGGCAAAGACCGATTGAGACCGTTGGGGTGCCGCGATTGCCTAAAGGCGATCGCCTCCATCACAAATATGGGGTCATAGACCAGCGCACAGTCATTGTCGGCTCACACAACTGGTCGGATGCTGCCAATGAGATTAACGATGAAACGCTTTTGGTGATTGAGCATCCCACAGTAGCGGCTCATTTTCATCGGGAATTCGAGCGACTCTATGCCAGCAGCCGGTTGGGTATTCCCAGCTTTTTGCAGCAAGAATTTGAACGTTGTTCAGGAGTCGAGTCAGGACGTTCAGTCACGCAGCAGGCCGAACCTGTCAACTTGAACACCGCAACGCAGGCAGAGTTAGAGAACCTACCCGGCATCGGGCCTAAATTAGCCGCCAATATCATCACAGCCCGACAGATACAGCCCTTTAACTCACTAGAAGAGATTGATCGCGTTCCCGGTGTGGGGCCGAAATTACTGCAGACGCTACAGGGTCAAATAACGTGGTGA
- a CDS encoding secondary thiamine-phosphate synthase enzyme YjbQ — MPQVQRPLRISTQGKSLANITGQVQALVSESGISTGLCTLFIRHTSASLMIQENADPDVLRDMESFFADLVPEDRQYRHSTEGSDDMPAHIRTALTQTSEHIPIGNSRLALGTWQGIYLWEHRARGSTREVVVHLSGE, encoded by the coding sequence ATGCCGCAAGTTCAACGTCCGTTAAGAATCTCAACCCAGGGAAAATCGCTCGCGAACATTACAGGCCAAGTTCAGGCGCTGGTGTCTGAATCGGGCATCTCAACAGGGTTATGTACGCTTTTCATTCGTCACACCTCTGCTAGCCTCATGATTCAAGAGAATGCCGACCCCGACGTTCTGCGCGATATGGAATCGTTTTTTGCCGATCTCGTACCAGAAGATCGGCAGTATCGCCACAGCACTGAAGGCTCAGACGACATGCCAGCCCACATTCGCACCGCACTCACCCAAACGTCAGAACACATTCCCATTGGCAACAGCAGACTCGCGCTCGGCACCTGGCAAGGCATTTATCTCTGGGAGCATCGCGCCCGCGGATCGACCCGTGAAGTCGTGGTTCACCTTTCAGGCGAATGA
- the psbI gene encoding photosystem II reaction center protein I yields the protein MFALKVVVYLFVFFFIGLFFFGFISSDPTRNPKRQDFE from the coding sequence ATGTTTGCCCTTAAAGTAGTTGTTTACCTATTCGTCTTTTTCTTTATTGGCCTTTTCTTCTTTGGCTTCATCTCCAGCGACCCCACTCGCAACCCCAAGCGCCAAGACTTCGAATAG
- a CDS encoding DUF3769 domain-containing protein encodes MPYPALPPEPPALVSAPAEGRSSLCPDVTAVDGSKLPPAATLPRLSSTLWPTAPCAAQITDQQQTALPFFAEPITSYSVAPRASVLLSQLTIDPQPPSSDAGTERDPLTEIDRPAGNPPDLETTPDLAPTPETAPVEQQPDILEVTGDRQDYDTLKQVLSAVGNVLLRFREAELTADRVKTTVQNRQVVAEGQVKLTRGNQVLEGERLEFSLDQNRGVFFKPSGTISFPTSDRDFSLDTTSTNITGSTPLDPLSDPRQTDQTVESGTGIQTVRFEADRIEFIDGTWTATNIRITNDPFSPPELEIRADEARLTRVSETEDEVKLKRPRLVFDQDVSIPLLRSSIRLGRGRQDPFGFQVGFDNEDRGGLFVGGRFSPFTGEKLNLTLTPQLFLGRLINRGFDVTDPEVYGFTAALSSQFTPTTSFDAFLFFNTIDITNAADNIRGRLRLRQRLGDHQLSLESAYRERSLNGSLGEQEILNRNGLILTSPTIRLGKTGLDLNYRVAAEYVIAVSDDPSLGDPADLGRFQGSLTLGRSFTLWKGKTLPTTATEGLRYTPEPVLPHLRLVTRLTGTATNYTSGDTQTTLIGSARLEGQFGHFSRPYLDYTSFNVGYAQVLQGGSSPFLFDRVVDQQVLSAGILQHIYGPFRLGFQTSVNLENGNFFNSDFILDYSRRTYGITLRFNPELEAASLLFRVGGFNFVGNRGPLSSPEIGVVEAGVQETNDSF; translated from the coding sequence ATGCCCTATCCCGCTCTCCCGCCAGAGCCGCCCGCACTCGTTTCTGCCCCTGCCGAGGGCCGGTCGTCTCTCTGCCCGGATGTCACCGCTGTAGATGGCTCGAAGCTCCCCCCAGCCGCGACCTTGCCGCGACTCTCTTCAACCCTGTGGCCCACTGCTCCCTGCGCTGCTCAAATAACGGACCAGCAGCAAACAGCTTTACCTTTTTTCGCCGAGCCGATCACCTCCTATTCTGTTGCGCCTCGAGCTTCAGTCCTGCTCTCTCAACTAACCATTGACCCGCAGCCCCCAAGCTCTGATGCTGGCACTGAACGAGATCCGTTAACTGAGATCGATCGCCCTGCAGGCAATCCGCCAGACCTGGAGACCACGCCGGACCTAGCGCCCACACCAGAGACTGCACCCGTCGAACAGCAGCCTGACATTCTCGAGGTGACTGGAGACCGTCAAGACTACGACACTCTTAAGCAGGTGTTGTCTGCTGTCGGCAATGTCCTGCTGCGGTTTCGAGAAGCTGAGCTTACGGCTGACCGCGTGAAAACCACAGTCCAAAATCGTCAGGTGGTCGCCGAAGGGCAGGTGAAGCTAACGCGGGGCAATCAGGTTCTAGAGGGTGAGCGATTAGAGTTCAGCCTCGATCAAAATCGCGGGGTGTTCTTCAAGCCCAGTGGGACAATTTCGTTCCCCACCAGCGATCGTGACTTTTCCCTTGACACCACCAGCACCAATATCACCGGCAGTACGCCCCTTGATCCGCTCAGCGATCCAAGGCAGACCGATCAGACCGTTGAATCCGGTACCGGTATTCAGACGGTACGCTTTGAAGCCGACCGGATCGAATTTATCGATGGCACCTGGACCGCCACCAATATTCGGATCACCAATGATCCGTTCTCGCCACCCGAACTGGAAATTAGAGCGGATGAGGCTCGTCTGACGCGCGTGTCAGAGACCGAAGACGAAGTAAAGCTGAAGCGGCCCCGCTTAGTCTTTGACCAAGATGTCTCGATCCCGCTGTTGCGCTCTAGCATTCGACTCGGGCGAGGGCGTCAAGATCCCTTTGGTTTCCAAGTGGGTTTCGATAATGAAGATCGGGGGGGCTTGTTCGTGGGCGGACGCTTCTCACCGTTTACAGGTGAAAAGCTCAATTTGACCCTGACGCCGCAGCTGTTCCTCGGCCGGCTGATTAACCGTGGGTTTGATGTGACCGATCCTGAGGTCTATGGTTTTACTGCAGCCCTGAGCAGCCAGTTTACCCCGACGACTAGTTTTGATGCCTTTCTGTTTTTCAACACCATTGACATCACCAATGCCGCTGATAACATTCGCGGTCGCCTGCGTCTCCGGCAGCGGCTTGGCGATCATCAGCTCTCTCTCGAATCTGCCTATCGAGAGCGCAGCCTGAATGGTTCTTTGGGCGAGCAGGAAATTCTTAATCGTAACGGTCTGATCTTGACCTCCCCCACGATCCGTCTCGGCAAAACAGGTCTGGATTTGAACTATCGTGTGGCTGCAGAATATGTAATCGCCGTGAGCGATGACCCGAGTCTTGGCGATCCGGCGGACCTGGGCCGCTTTCAAGGGAGTCTCACCCTGGGGCGTTCCTTTACGCTCTGGAAGGGGAAGACGCTGCCAACCACCGCCACAGAAGGGCTGCGCTACACGCCCGAACCAGTTCTTCCGCATTTGCGCTTGGTGACGCGCCTGACGGGAACGGCCACTAACTACACCAGTGGTGATACCCAAACAACCCTGATTGGCTCGGCTCGCCTAGAGGGACAGTTTGGTCATTTTTCTCGACCGTATCTGGACTACACCAGTTTTAATGTGGGTTATGCCCAGGTTCTGCAGGGAGGCAGCTCTCCGTTTCTGTTTGATCGAGTTGTGGATCAGCAGGTGCTATCGGCTGGTATTCTGCAGCATATCTACGGTCCATTTCGGTTGGGCTTCCAGACCTCTGTGAATCTCGAAAACGGCAATTTTTTTAATTCAGATTTTATCCTGGACTACAGCCGCCGCACCTATGGGATTACGCTGCGCTTTAATCCTGAACTAGAGGCGGCCTCGCTGCTGTTCCGTGTAGGTGGCTTTAACTTTGTGGGCAATCGCGGCCCCCTCTCTAGTCCTGAAATTGGTGTGGTGGAGGCAGGGGTGCAGGAGACAAACGATTCCTTCTAG
- a CDS encoding GAF domain-containing protein — translation MSEKPSDRISDGAFELPPHPDPRPELKDVVSRLAQSIERDDLVQNVVHGLRLSLEIDRVVLYYFYRRWKGQVTFEALSHPSYSIFGITGADDCFNDEYAALYEDGRYRAIKDIESEPIHDCHRDFLRSIQVKSNLVVPVLISQGLWGLLAAHHCQGIRPWTDADITTMQAGANRLATSATIKDAALN, via the coding sequence ATGTCTGAAAAACCTAGCGATCGCATCTCAGATGGTGCCTTTGAACTTCCCCCACATCCCGACCCTCGACCTGAACTAAAGGATGTCGTTTCACGACTCGCTCAGTCTATTGAACGCGATGATCTCGTGCAAAACGTTGTTCACGGCCTCCGTTTATCCCTAGAGATTGATCGGGTCGTACTGTACTACTTCTACCGACGCTGGAAAGGCCAAGTGACCTTCGAAGCCCTCAGTCACCCCAGCTACTCTATTTTTGGCATAACTGGAGCCGATGACTGCTTCAATGATGAATACGCAGCCCTATACGAGGACGGTCGATATCGAGCTATAAAAGATATCGAATCAGAACCCATCCACGACTGTCATCGCGATTTTTTACGCAGCATTCAGGTGAAGTCAAATCTAGTGGTGCCGGTGTTAATCTCCCAAGGACTATGGGGACTGTTAGCAGCCCACCACTGCCAAGGAATTCGGCCTTGGACTGATGCTGACATCACAACCATGCAGGCAGGGGCTAACCGACTCGCAACCTCCGCCACAATAAAGGATGCAGCTCTTAACTAG
- a CDS encoding cobalt-precorrin-6A reductase — protein sequence MLRHVSMLSRDTPPQIWLIGGTTEGLELAELIAQQSLRCTVSVTTDVARYPYPCSPLLQICIRQFNYTTLTQFLTVQNVAVILDASHPHAAEISTLAIQVAQDFQIPYLRVERPTITEMACGVQEVQNVAAVLTPEYLLGQRVLLTLGAKALNQFQPWQSRSTLFARILPSETALQAAMAAGFAQKRLIALRPPISMELEMALWRQWNVERVVTKASGQPGGEGVKRQVAEALGIPLVVIQRPQLAYPQQTGDLRVAIAFCQQTLQNLSRKG from the coding sequence ATGTTGCGCCATGTCTCAATGCTATCAAGGGATACACCTCCACAAATCTGGTTAATTGGCGGCACAACAGAGGGTCTTGAACTCGCAGAACTCATAGCACAGCAGTCTCTGCGCTGTACTGTTTCGGTGACGACTGACGTTGCTAGATATCCTTATCCCTGTTCGCCATTGTTGCAGATCTGCATCCGACAGTTCAACTACACAACGCTGACTCAGTTTTTGACCGTCCAAAATGTTGCGGTGATCTTGGATGCCTCGCATCCCCATGCTGCTGAAATTTCTACATTGGCAATCCAGGTGGCGCAGGATTTTCAGATTCCCTATCTGCGGGTGGAACGTCCAACGATCACAGAGATGGCCTGTGGGGTCCAAGAAGTCCAGAACGTGGCGGCGGTTCTGACGCCTGAATATTTGTTAGGACAGCGGGTTTTGCTAACGCTCGGGGCTAAGGCCCTGAATCAGTTTCAGCCCTGGCAGTCCCGCAGCACGTTGTTTGCGCGCATTCTACCGTCAGAGACGGCTTTACAGGCGGCAATGGCCGCAGGTTTTGCCCAAAAACGCTTAATCGCGCTACGGCCCCCCATTTCAATGGAACTAGAGATGGCGCTGTGGCGGCAATGGAACGTTGAGCGGGTGGTCACTAAGGCGTCAGGACAGCCCGGTGGAGAGGGGGTCAAGCGTCAGGTTGCAGAAGCTTTAGGCATTCCTTTAGTGGTGATTCAACGGCCCCAGCTCGCTTATCCGCAGCAGACGGGTGATTTGAGAGTTGCGATCGCATTTTGTCAGCAAACCCTCCAGAACCTTTCTCGCAAAGGCTAG
- a CDS encoding EAL domain-containing protein, giving the protein MEINQQKQVRHLLVIGGAAGFSLVPLEASSHSIGRDPTNSIALASKAVSRQHALLLRVTSADASSFGFLLIDGDLQGKRSTNGIKVNGKKQFSRRLKGGDCILFGNQVKARYLNLQPLSDEEFELYCQDINYEELLAEENFVFSPTTGDSLEQESFDEASLIRLASFPEIIPSPMFEVNLEGELTYLNPAAASTFPELPVERIEHPVLRGLLELISASEQNILVREVEVAGNVYEQSIHYISESDLVRCCVFDITERKHAEAELIKRDRLLQSVAQATTHLLESTGYDLAIFKALEILGKAAGVDRISICENHPLAQTHEVVTSMRFEWTRDSIESIRHKTHRQGLSYRNPTLAQWHQTFQAADAVCSLTQELPDAERTLLLRDGILSILVVPIFINGALWGFIELDNCTVEYRWSPQEESVVFAMAASISAALQRQDKEEIIRHQAFHDALTDLPNRVLFNDRLKLALAGAQRTKQDIAVMFLDLDRFKVINDSLGHSVGDELLLEVANRLRACLREGDTVARWGGDEFTLLLPQAQSIDDITLTAYRILESLKLPFVIREHELHVTASIGISVSAGASDSAETLMQSADVALYRSKEHGRGTYQLYSPAMNSKAPDLLALENGLRYAIERDELLLCYQPKINIQTGAIMGLEALIRWQHPERGLVSPATFIPLAEETGLIIEIGEWVLRTACQQTVEWHRQGLQPLSVAVNLSARQFFQPNLPEIVAQVLLQTQLDPQSLELEITETTAVKNMDFTKSVLAQLKDLGVHIAMDDFGTGYSSLNYLKELPFNTLKIDQSFIRDLKPKSKDVEIINAVLGLGRGLKLDIVAEGVDSEEQLTVLQSLECEIVQGYLFSRPLPADEITKQLEANWLDRKNRNLINRRFKTSPSAS; this is encoded by the coding sequence GTGGAGATTAATCAGCAAAAACAGGTGCGACACCTGTTAGTTATTGGAGGAGCGGCAGGGTTTAGTCTAGTTCCACTAGAAGCCTCATCCCACTCCATTGGGCGAGACCCCACAAACTCGATTGCCCTAGCTTCTAAGGCCGTTTCTCGCCAGCATGCGCTATTGCTGCGCGTGACCAGCGCTGACGCCAGTAGCTTTGGCTTTTTGCTCATTGATGGTGATCTGCAGGGCAAACGGAGCACCAACGGTATTAAAGTTAACGGCAAAAAGCAATTCTCCCGTCGTCTCAAGGGGGGAGACTGTATCCTATTTGGCAATCAGGTCAAGGCTCGATACTTGAACCTACAGCCGCTGTCTGACGAAGAGTTTGAGCTTTACTGTCAAGACATTAACTACGAAGAGTTACTGGCTGAAGAAAACTTTGTGTTTTCTCCGACAACAGGGGATTCCCTTGAACAAGAGAGCTTTGATGAAGCCTCGTTAATTCGACTCGCTTCCTTCCCAGAGATTATTCCCAGCCCCATGTTTGAGGTTAATCTAGAGGGAGAATTAACCTACCTCAATCCAGCCGCTGCCAGCACCTTCCCTGAACTGCCCGTCGAAAGAATCGAACATCCTGTGCTCCGGGGATTGCTGGAGCTGATCTCGGCCTCTGAGCAAAATATTCTTGTGCGGGAAGTCGAGGTGGCTGGCAACGTCTATGAGCAGTCTATTCACTACATCTCTGAGAGTGATCTGGTCCGCTGCTGTGTTTTTGATATCACTGAGCGCAAGCATGCTGAAGCTGAACTGATAAAGCGAGATCGCCTCCTGCAGAGCGTTGCCCAAGCAACTACGCACCTGCTTGAGAGCACGGGGTACGACCTCGCGATTTTTAAAGCCCTAGAAATCTTAGGGAAAGCAGCAGGAGTCGATCGCATCAGCATCTGCGAAAACCATCCGCTGGCGCAGACCCATGAAGTCGTGACCAGCATGCGCTTTGAATGGACCCGCGATTCTATTGAATCCATTCGTCACAAAACCCACCGCCAAGGTCTGTCCTATCGCAATCCGACCCTTGCCCAGTGGCATCAAACTTTCCAAGCCGCTGATGCTGTGTGTAGTCTCACCCAAGAACTCCCTGATGCTGAACGAACCCTGCTGTTGAGAGATGGCATTCTTTCGATTTTAGTCGTGCCTATCTTTATCAATGGTGCGCTTTGGGGCTTCATTGAGCTTGATAACTGCACTGTTGAATATCGCTGGTCTCCGCAGGAAGAATCGGTGGTGTTCGCAATGGCGGCCAGCATTAGTGCGGCGCTACAGCGTCAAGATAAAGAAGAAATTATTCGCCACCAAGCCTTCCATGATGCCCTCACTGATTTACCCAATCGAGTTCTGTTTAACGATCGTCTCAAGCTAGCGCTGGCGGGTGCCCAGCGAACCAAGCAAGACATTGCCGTCATGTTCTTAGACCTGGATCGCTTCAAGGTTATCAACGACAGCCTCGGCCACTCCGTGGGTGATGAACTGCTGCTAGAGGTGGCGAATCGGCTGCGAGCTTGTCTGAGAGAGGGGGATACCGTTGCTCGTTGGGGCGGGGATGAGTTTACGCTGCTGCTGCCGCAGGCCCAATCGATTGATGATATTACGTTGACGGCCTACCGTATCTTAGAATCTCTCAAGCTCCCCTTTGTGATTCGTGAGCATGAGCTGCACGTGACGGCGAGTATCGGGATTTCGGTCTCTGCTGGCGCAAGCGATAGTGCAGAGACCCTAATGCAAAGTGCTGATGTCGCGCTCTACCGCAGTAAAGAGCACGGTCGGGGTACCTACCAGCTTTACAGTCCGGCCATGAATTCTAAGGCTCCAGACTTACTGGCCCTAGAGAATGGACTACGCTACGCCATTGAGCGTGATGAGCTGCTGCTGTGCTATCAGCCCAAAATCAATATTCAGACCGGAGCCATCATGGGCCTTGAAGCTTTGATTCGGTGGCAGCATCCAGAGCGGGGCTTGGTCTCACCAGCCACTTTTATCCCTCTTGCTGAAGAAACGGGCCTGATTATCGAGATTGGTGAGTGGGTTCTTCGCACGGCCTGTCAACAAACCGTGGAGTGGCATCGTCAGGGACTGCAGCCGCTTTCTGTCGCCGTCAACCTCTCGGCTCGGCAGTTTTTCCAGCCCAACTTGCCCGAGATTGTGGCCCAAGTCTTGCTGCAAACTCAGCTCGATCCCCAGTCTCTGGAGCTAGAAATCACTGAGACAACGGCGGTGAAAAATATGGACTTCACCAAGTCGGTTTTGGCTCAGCTCAAGGATCTTGGGGTCCATATTGCTATGGATGATTTTGGCACCGGCTACTCGTCCCTCAACTATCTCAAGGAGCTACCTTTCAATACCCTGAAAATTGACCAGTCTTTCATCCGCGATCTAAAGCCTAAATCTAAGGATGTTGAAATTATTAATGCCGTTCTGGGTCTGGGGCGAGGCCTGAAGCTAGATATTGTGGCAGAAGGAGTTGATAGCGAAGAGCAGCTCACAGTGCTGCAGTCGCTAGAGTGTGAGATTGTACAGGGCTATTTGTTTAGCCGCCCGCTTCCGGCAGATGAGATCACGAAGCAGTTAGAGGCCAATTGGCTCGATCGCAAAAATCGCAATCTTATCAACCGCCGGTTCAAAACTTCACCCTCCGCAAGCTAA
- a CDS encoding class I SAM-dependent methyltransferase codes for MAKKSRQQPDASEKSDWFSLAPDQWQTQLQAVTDRYDREYHQDAVELPPEVEAMPVFQDWATGRLQARIASPFWEIAKPKKGEHWLDIGCGLSFLVYPWRDWDAFFYGQELSPVVQEAVNQRGPQLNSKLFRGVERGPAHHLRYKENQFDGVVTTGFSCYYPLDYWEVAIAEVKRVLKPQGTFIFDVLIPDSPLAENWAILETYLGSEVLLEPLEAWQQLIKSAGGKITKTTAGELFSLRRVKF; via the coding sequence ATGGCTAAAAAAAGCCGCCAGCAGCCAGACGCATCTGAGAAGTCAGACTGGTTCAGTCTGGCTCCTGACCAATGGCAGACTCAGCTTCAGGCCGTCACCGATCGCTATGATCGCGAGTATCACCAAGATGCAGTGGAGCTTCCCCCTGAAGTCGAAGCCATGCCTGTCTTTCAAGATTGGGCAACCGGACGCCTACAGGCTCGGATCGCGTCGCCCTTCTGGGAAATTGCTAAGCCCAAGAAAGGGGAACACTGGCTCGATATCGGCTGCGGCCTTAGTTTTTTGGTCTACCCCTGGCGCGATTGGGATGCGTTTTTCTACGGACAGGAACTTAGCCCCGTGGTGCAGGAAGCCGTGAATCAGCGCGGCCCCCAGCTCAATTCCAAGCTGTTTCGGGGCGTAGAGCGGGGACCGGCGCATCATCTTCGATATAAGGAGAACCAGTTTGATGGTGTCGTTACCACCGGGTTTAGCTGCTACTATCCGCTGGACTATTGGGAAGTTGCGATCGCAGAAGTAAAGCGAGTCCTCAAACCCCAAGGCACCTTCATTTTTGATGTTTTAATCCCCGACAGTCCCCTGGCCGAAAACTGGGCTATTTTAGAAACCTATCTGGGTTCGGAAGTACTGCTAGAGCCGCTGGAGGCTTGGCAACAACTGATTAAAAGTGCGGGCGGTAAAATCACAAAAACAACTGCGGGGGAACTCTTTAGCTTGCGGAGGGTGAAGTTTTGA
- a CDS encoding pentapeptide repeat-containing protein: protein MNQSFVTALALVSALAVSFPVRAEQPAQVRQLIETNICAGCDLSGADLSQAHLIGADLRNANLRDANLVEANLEGADLTGANLQGADLTQSFLTNAVLTKVNLDSVNLTQARRDSIITEEETSTPSAGLAGIEGQELKAERISLY from the coding sequence ATGAATCAGTCTTTCGTTACCGCCTTAGCTTTAGTCAGTGCCTTAGCTGTTTCTTTCCCGGTCAGGGCGGAGCAGCCTGCTCAGGTCCGACAGCTTATAGAAACAAATATCTGTGCAGGCTGCGACTTATCGGGAGCTGATTTAAGTCAAGCTCATCTGATTGGAGCAGATCTCAGAAATGCCAATCTTCGAGATGCCAACCTTGTAGAGGCCAATCTCGAAGGTGCAGACCTAACCGGTGCGAACTTACAAGGCGCTGATTTGACCCAGTCGTTTTTGACGAATGCCGTTCTCACGAAGGTCAACCTCGATAGTGTCAATCTGACGCAGGCTCGTCGTGACAGCATTATTACTGAAGAAGAAACCTCCACACCGAGTGCCGGTCTGGCAGGCATTGAAGGTCAAGAATTGAAGGCCGAACGCATATCTCTCTATTAA